One window of Cydia fagiglandana chromosome 19, ilCydFagi1.1, whole genome shotgun sequence genomic DNA carries:
- the LOC134674101 gene encoding serine protease inhibitor 77Ba-like, which translates to MRITFLILLISSCYCDVEFSERPRNFSIELLYHTQKQTGGHVVISPFGIWTLMTGLAVGATGDSFEQLRVAFILPRSLKTVVTGYKSLTKSVLQRTSDGVSLTSNNFLFADDDFLLKPAFKQTITDKFDATVKVLDFKNSDVAAAKANKLIQDSGARVTNVLYSEDFEQSRMILTNVISFKGLWTSPFNASHTTVQNFYNENKEVIGKVNMMHQKGEFPLSNIVSLKSFVSELTYGTDAAYSMLVILPHQGVKVEDVYKTLENITIPDIIAKLQQDETDYGLDEVEIKLPRFKISTNIVMNRPLNDMGVYDIFDPEYASFSRATNESIYVSAIVHKADIEVSETGTVASAVSTAYLSNRFGTTRLIADRPFLYFIIEKSTATVIFAGIYSKPSLY; encoded by the coding sequence ATGAgaataacatttttaatattgttaatatcatCCTGCTATTGTGATGTGGAATTCAGTGAACGACCGAGAAACTTTAGTATAGAACTGCTTTATCATACTCAAAAGCAAACTGGTGGCCATGTAGTGATATCCCCTTTTGGAATTTGGACACTTATGACCGGTTTAGCCGTCGGAGCGACGGGAGACAGCTTCGAGCAACTAAGAGTGGCTTTTATACTACCCAGGAGTCTTAAAACCGTCGTAACAGGGTATAAAAGCTTAACAAAATCAGTGCTTCAACGGACATCCGATGGAGTATCATTGACAAGTAATAATTTTCTATTCGCTGATGATGATTTCTTACTAAAACCAGCATTTAAGCAGACTATCACTGATAAATTCGATGCTACTGTCAAAGTGCTTGATTTTAAAAACTCTGATGTAGCTGCCGCGAAAGCAAACAAGCTTATACAAGACTCCGGTGCTCGAGTTACAAACGTGCTGTATTCAGAAgattttgaacaatcaagaatGATTTTGACAAATGTGATATCTTTTAAAGGACTCTGGACATCACCCTTCAACGCAAGTCACACGACTGTTCAAAATTTCTATAACGAAAACAAAGAAGTAATAGGCAAAGTTAATATGATGCATCAAAAAGGCGAATTCCCTTTATCTAACATAGTAAGTTTAAAATCTTTCGTTTCTGAACTGACTTACGGTACTGATGCGGCATATTCCATGCTCGTGATCCTGCCTCATCAAGGAGTTAAAGTTGAAGATGTATATAAGACTCTTGAGAATATCACCATACCTGATATAATAGCGAAACTTCAACAAGATGAAACTGATTACGGTTTAGATGAAGTCGAAATTAAATTACCGAGATTCAAAATAAGTACTAATATAGTCATGAATAGACCTTTAAACGATATGGGTGTTTATGATATTTTCGATCCGGAATACGCTAGTTTTAGCAGAGCGACGAATGAAAGTATATATGTATCGGCTATAGTTCACAAAGCTGATATAGAAGTGAGTGAAACAGGGACTGTGGCTTCAGCTGTATCTACAGCATATTTAAGTAACAGATTTGGTACAACTAGATTGATTGCTGATAGACCTTTCCTATACTTCATAATTGAGAAGTCAACAGCCACTGTGATTTTTGCAGGCATTTATTCTAAGCCttctttgtattaa